The proteins below come from a single Prolixibacter sp. NT017 genomic window:
- a CDS encoding lysine exporter LysO family protein, with translation MKGSLIILSFFALGVILGVTDSLPEILLKTDFSMYALYILMFLVGIGIGADRKSWKVIQTINLKIFLVPLGVMVGTAIGVTLVSLFLPNLTIREAMAVGAGYGYYSLSSIFITQMHGETLGVMALLSNIIREVATLLLTPLFVKYFGKLAGIMSGGATAMDTTLPIITRYSGKDYAIISLFSGIVLTILVPVIITFILHRSL, from the coding sequence ATGAAAGGCAGTCTTATCATTCTTTCTTTCTTCGCACTGGGAGTTATTTTGGGTGTCACGGATTCACTTCCGGAGATTCTACTAAAAACAGATTTCAGCATGTATGCTTTGTACATACTGATGTTTCTGGTGGGAATTGGCATTGGTGCCGATCGAAAATCCTGGAAGGTTATCCAGACCATCAATTTAAAAATCTTCCTGGTACCGCTCGGAGTTATGGTGGGAACAGCTATCGGGGTTACGCTTGTTTCGCTGTTTCTTCCCAACTTAACTATCAGAGAAGCGATGGCGGTTGGTGCCGGCTACGGCTATTACAGCCTGTCCAGTATTTTCATTACACAAATGCACGGCGAAACACTTGGCGTGATGGCCTTGCTTTCAAATATCATCCGCGAAGTAGCTACGTTGTTGCTGACACCTTTGTTTGTCAAGTATTTTGGAAAACTGGCCGGCATTATGAGTGGTGGCGCTACCGCGATGGATACAACCTTGCCAATTATTACCCGCTATTCAGGAAAAGATTATGCCATCATATCGCTTTTCAGCGGAATTGTTTTGACGATATTGGTGCCGGTAATCATTACATTTATTCTGCATAGAAGCCTGTAA